The Lycium barbarum isolate Lr01 chromosome 10, ASM1917538v2, whole genome shotgun sequence genome includes a region encoding these proteins:
- the LOC132614065 gene encoding uncharacterized protein LOC132614065, translating into MFGDACISVLDLMFLNVFWKWIDESLHPRFSDLIHNLKKENDSLKHEKNALETDLEKFLAYDIEEKCGDKDEISVSKGEEVVSIMKRFLSTMKLLISLWRMFMMGRKN; encoded by the exons ATGTTTGGAGACGCTTGTATAAGTGTGCTAGACCTAAT GTTTTTAAATGTGTTTTGGAAATGGATTGATGAGTCGCTCCATCCTAGATTTTCTGATCTCATTCACAATTTGAAGAAGGAAAATGATAGTCTTAAACATGAAAAGAATGCTTTGGAGACTGATCTTGAAAAGTTTTTGGCATATGATATTGAAGAAAAATGTGGTGATAAAGATGAAATTAGTGTCTCCAAGGGTGAGGAGGTTGTGTCAATAATGAAGAGATTTTTGTCGACAATGAAGTTGTTGATAAGCCTTTGGCGGATGTTCATGATGGGACGAAAAAATTGA
- the LOC132614052 gene encoding uncharacterized protein LOC132614052, whose translation MALEWVVVGYAAAAEALMVILLTLPGTYPLRKGLISVTRNLLKPFLSIVPFCIFLLLDIYWKYETRPRCKSAETCTPTELTRHQKSVVKSQRNALLIASALMFYWLLYSVTRLVTRVEQLNQRVDKLQNQE comes from the coding sequence ATGGCATTAGAATGGGTAGTTGTAGGCTACGCTGCAGCAGCAGAAGCCTTAATGGTAATTCTTTTAACACTTCCAGGCACATACCCTTTACGTAAAGGTTTAATATCCGTAACACGAAATCTTCTaaaaccctttctttctatagTTCCGTTTTGTATTTTCTTGTTATTGGACATTTACTGGAAGTACGAGACTCGGCCGAGATGTAAATCAGCCGAGACTTGTACCCCGACAGAACTCACGAGGCACCAGAAATCAGTCGTGAAGAGCCAACGTAACGCCCTGTTGATTGCGTCCGCCTTGATGTTTTATTGGCTGCTTTATTCGGTTACTAGGTTGGTTACACGAGTTGAACAGTTGAATCAACGGGTTGACAAGTTGCAGAATCAGGAATAA